TTTGACACCAAAAACAGATAATATATAGTTGATAAGCCCAACGTCAGGGTTAAAAAGCCACCCCCATAGCATTGTAACAGCAACACCTGAAGTTATATAAGGTATATAAAAGCTAGTTCTAAATATACTTATTCCCTTTAGCTTTTGATTGAGTAAAAGCGCAATTAAAAAAGCAAATATTAAACTTAAAGGGACAAAAACGAACGAATAGTATAATGTATTCTCAAGTGCTTTTAAAAAAAGTGGGTCCTTGCTAAATACTTTTATTATGTTATTAATACCTATAAATTTCCCATTTCCCGTTAAATCAGCATTAGTAAAAATCAACAAAAATGAATATACTATAGGATACAGAGTAAAAATTAGAAAACCTAGTAACCATGGGGAAATATATAGATAAAATTTTGTAGCTTCAATTCTTTCAAGTTTATTTTTTCTTGTCTTCATTTTTTCACCTCATTAATCATTTTATTATTATTAGGATAAATGGGGAGAAAATGATAATTAATAAATTCTCCCCTTTTTATATTTACTTTTCACTTTTTAATTCATTTAAAGCTGATTGTATTCTAGGAGCAAATTCTTTAACAGCATCAGAAGCCGGTTTATGCAACGTTGTAATCTGCTGCCACATTTGGCTGTACTGGTCTCCAGCTTTAGCAAGAGCTCCTCCCCAAGGGTTCAAAATTGCAACTTCTAAACCTTTTTCAAACTTTTCTGTTGATATTTGAGTATTGCCAATTTTTGAAGATTTAAAAGTAGTTTCAGCAGATTCTTTAAGTGAAGGTATATCTACTTGGCAATATAAATCAGCAATCTCTTTATTGGTAGACATTGTCTTTATATATGCCCAAGCTGCTGCCTTATTTTTTGAACTTTTATTCATAGCAAAACCTGTAAGATAACTTACATCGGTATTCTTACCATTTAGATCTTTAGGTGGTAACACTATATCCCATTTAAAATTATTTCCAATTTCGGTTGCTATTTGTTTTGCTTCAAATAATCCCATCGGATAGATTGCTGCTTTTCCTGCTGCAAACATTTGATCCATAGGCATAGCACTAGATGCCGCACTACTTGGTATTACATTTTTAGCAAATAAATCACCAAACATCTGTAATCCTTTTAACGAATTTGAATCATCAACCAATTCTTTCGTCCAATCGTCGTTATACATCTTTCCACCATATGCAATAGTAGCAAAGTTTGGAAGAACCCAATGAGAAACAGTACCATAAATCCTATTAACGCCTGAACCTGAAGATACTTTTTCACAAATATTCTTAAAATCATCCCATGTCCAATTATCTGTAGGATATGAAATACCAGCTTTATCAAAAATGTCTTTATTGTATGCAAAGACAAAAGATGAAGCTGTTACAGGCAAACCTTCTCGTTTTCCATCTTTATCTACATATCCTACATCAATACCAGGAGTATAAATACTTTGTAAATCCAAATGATCTTTCTGCACATATGGTGTTAAATCTTCAAACCACTTCGAGCGAAGGCCGTACCAATCAGGTGACATCATAATAACATCACCAGCATTTCCAGCTGCTAATGCAGCATCAAGTTTTTGATCAATGCTATCCGAAGGAAGCCAAATTTCATTTACTTTCACATTTGGATATAATTTTCTAAATATTTGTGTAGCTTCTTTACGAACCTTCAGTTCTTCACCAGAGCCCCATCCAAACATGGTTTACTTGTCCTACTGAACTATATTTCATATCATTTTACAAAAATTTAACACCTCCATTAATTATTTAGATTTTAGTTTGCAAAACCCAAAAAACTTTAAAATATTAAGGTTTCGCATATTTCAAAGGACTTCCTCCAATTTCATAGAATTATCATAATATAACTGACATTATGCCAAAAATGGAGGCATCCTTATAAAACTAAGTTTAAACTATTAAACGTTATTAGTGCCTTGTATGACATTCAATTTACTTAATTTTCGCAGCAATTGGTATCATTTACATTGCCTAAAATAAAGATTCTTATCCGCATATTTTTGCTGACAGTATTTTAAGCATAGTACGACTTGCATAGAAGCTTTACAACTTTTTTCAACCTCATTTAATCTTCCACAACATCTTCTCTCACCTATTTTCTGTTTTCGATAAGTTCGTTTAGGTCAATCTCTGGAAATGCATTTTTTAGACCTGTTATGAATTTATTCCCTGGACGCGATTCGCCTTTTTTAATGCGTATTAGTTGTCGTTGGCTTATGTATACTTTTTGTGATAATTGTTTTTGAGTTAGACCATATTTTATAAGTATCTCATTAATAACATTTACCATAGTTATCCTCCTCGTAATAATCTATTTGATTATTTTAATTATAGTATATAATCATTTAGATGTCAACTATTTTGCTATTAATTTTTATAATTAATCTCTATATAGATGATGTATATATAACTTTTTTCTACATGGTTACTAATTTTAAATTAGTTGTCACTTTATTGTTGACATTCATGTCACTTTATTGCTATAATTGGAAATTGAAAGGCGATTTTTAAAGGAAGTGTTACGATGAGGAATAAAAAAACAATTGGTGATGTAATAAGAGAATTAAGACAAAATAAGAATATATCTCAAAGAGAGTTAGCAAATATATTAGGGGTTAGTAATACTGCAATATATAAAATAGAAAATAATAAAAATAAATATTTTGATCCTGAAATGCTTTCTAAAATTGCTATAGCACTTGATACAACATCTGATGAAATTATGCGCCAAGTTAATGAAAGTAATAATATTGAAGGTCAAAATACTTCTTCAGATTATAAAGATATACCTATTGAAGATATTGAACAGTTTTTAGATGGTCGCAAAATGTTAGCTTTTAAAGGACAAATTTTGTCAGAAGAGCAATTAAGGTATGTATATGCTTTTTTAGTTACTGCTGATGAAATGTATAAAAAACAGCAAGAAAAACTTGCCAAAGATCCTGAATATAGAAAGGATTTTGAATAAAATTACGTAAAAAGTTATAAAAGAATCTATGTATGAAGATGACAGTAACAAAAAATAGGTGAATTTATATCTATATAATGATTGAATTTTTCTTCATCATTTGATGTGATTACAAAAAAGTATTGTTATGTGGAAATAACTATTGAATGCATTGGAGTATTCTCCACTTGATAAATACACTTACCGAATCTATGTTTAAATATATTGTATTAATAAGCCCGAAGAGGTGTTTAAATAAAAACTTTTTGCAGTAGAATCATAAGATGTAATATTTGCCGAAAAGCATAAATTTGTTTTCAATTATGCAAGTAAAAACACTATCCAAGCTTTACAACATAGAATGTTAAAGCCATAAGAGGTTTTGTAAATCCTATTATGGCTTTAACGTCATTAATTTACAGTTTTAATCTATGTTTTTTACAACATTACATTATTCATAAAGTAATATTTTAATTATCAACTTTTTAAGAAATCTAAATAATTATATACACCCTATTTATAGAATTTGACTTTATCAGCATCATTGAACAAATCAATCTTATGGTATATAACTTCTTTCATAGCTTTAATACATGGCGGATAAATTTCATTTGGTTCACGGATAACAGGATCCTGTAAAACTTCACGACATTTTCGATAGAATGCTTCTTTAATATCACTGGAAATGTTTATTTTAGAAATACCTATTTTTACAGATTCCGCGATCTCGTCGTCCGGATTAGAAGAACCGCCATGTAATACCAACGGAATGTTTATTGTATCTCTTAAAACCTTTAACAAGTCTAATCTTAATTTTGGTTTCATATTTTTAGGATAGATACCATGAGCTGTTCCTATAGCTATTGCCAATGTATCTACGCCAGTTTTTTCAACAAATTCTTTTGCTAGTGCTGGATCTGTATAAATAATCTTATCAGCTGAGGGTTCTGCATCGTTACCTGTCTTACCAATTGTTCCAAATTCTGCTTCTACAGAAACATTTACAGCATGCGCAGCCTCAACTACTTTTTTTGTAATTGCGGCATTATCTTCAAATGGCATTTGGGAAGCATCAATCATAACGGATGTGAATCCACATCTTATTGCATGAACTATCTGTTCAAAGGTTGCGCCATGATCTAAGTGGATAGCAACTGGTACATCAGATTTATAAGCTTCTTCTATGACACTAGCTACAAAACTGTCTCCTACAAATGACAATTCATCTGGATGTATTGCTATAATAACTGGAGCTTGTTTTTCATGGCACGCTTCCATCACACCTTTTAATATCATATTACTGCTTGTGTTGAAAGCTGGTACTGCAAAGTGATTTTCCTGAGCTACTTTTAGTAACTGTTTCATGTTCATTAACATAATCTTTTCTCCTTTTTAATTTTTATTTTGAGAGCCGGACAGTTTGATATAATATCTTACTAAATTTATACTGTCCTGCTCAACTTGGTGCATTAATACATAATAATTAATATCTGGATTTTCCTTCAGCCTTGCTTTAATTGCTGCAATATTAGCATTCATGAAATCACATCCCACATTAATTTTATTGATACCATATTTAACAGATTTCAATATATTATCTTCACCAGAGCCCGAACCTCCATGAAGTACTAATGGCATTTTAGTTAATTCTTTAATGATTTTTAATCGTTCAAAATCAAACTTTGGAACCATGCCATTAGGATAATTACCATGGGATGAACCAATTGAGATAGCGAGAGCGTCAATTCCTGTCTCTTTCACAAAACGTAATACTTCCTTAGGATTTGTATACATATCATTTACCGTAAAATTAGCTCCTTCAGTAGCTCCCATACACCCAATTTCACCCTCTACGCTTACTCCTTTGGGATGTGCATATTGTACAATTTCTTTTGTCATGGCAATATTTCCTTCCAAGCCAAAGCGAGATGCATCTACCATTACCGAAGAAAATCCATCGTCAATTGCTTTCTTAAGTAAAAGAACGTCTTGCCCGTGGTCAAAATTTAAAGCAACTTTTATATTGGTTCTGCTAGCCAGTTTTTTTACAATGGGGGTTATTAATTCACTATCACAATGGTTTAACAAATGCTCTTGAACCACATTGATAATAATAGGAGAATTTTCTAATTCGGCGGCTTTTATAACAGCTCTCGCTGTTTCTAAATTAAAACAGTTAATTGCCATTACAGCATAATTATTCTGGTTAGCTTTTTTCAACATTTCTGTCATTGAAACATACATAACAATTCTCCTTTAAACGGTATCACAAAATGCAGTAGATGTACTCTATGATAGTTATAAAATTAATTTATTTTAATGCTTGATAAATCAAGTTCTTCTTCATCTTCATCTTCCTTAGTATCTTCTTCTATTGCATCCTTTTTTAAAAATACCAAAAGAATTGCAGTAATTATTGAACCTACACTTAAAGCGATTAAGAAACCAAGTGGGTTATGCATAGCAGGAACAATAAACATACCACCTGAAGGAACAGGAGAACCGACTCCTAATAGCATAATCAAGATACCACCGATTGCTGCGCCGAAAGAACAAGAGAAAATGACACGTATTGGATCAACTGCCGCAATTGGAATAACACCTTCTGTAATCATACAAATACCCATTGGGAATGCAATTTTGATGTTCTCAGCTTCCTGTTTACTGTATCTTGATTTTTTTATCAACCATGATAATGTCACACCAAATGGAGGAATCATTGAAGCACAAATCTT
The nucleotide sequence above comes from Thermoanaerobacterium sp. CMT5567-10. Encoded proteins:
- a CDS encoding helix-turn-helix domain-containing protein; this translates as MVNVINEILIKYGLTQKQLSQKVYISQRQLIRIKKGESRPGNKFITGLKNAFPEIDLNELIENRK
- a CDS encoding carbohydrate ABC transporter permease; protein product: MKTRKNKLERIEATKFYLYISPWLLGFLIFTLYPIVYSFLLIFTNADLTGNGKFIGINNIIKVFSKDPLFLKALENTLYYSFVFVPLSLIFAFLIALLLNQKLKGISIFRTSFYIPYITSGVAVTMLWGWLFNPDVGLINYILSVFGVKGPNWLNDERWAMPAIIIMSLWSIGNTIIITLAGLQDIPTQLYESAELDGANRFTITTRITIPLITPTLFFNLIIGIIGAFQIFTQPYVLTQGGPNYATYTYVLHLYNYAFKYNEIGYASTLAWILFIIIMILTLIVNYTSKYWVYYEN
- a CDS encoding class II fructose-bisphosphate aldolase; the encoded protein is MYVSMTEMLKKANQNNYAVMAINCFNLETARAVIKAAELENSPIIINVVQEHLLNHCDSELITPIVKKLASRTNIKVALNFDHGQDVLLLKKAIDDGFSSVMVDASRFGLEGNIAMTKEIVQYAHPKGVSVEGEIGCMGATEGANFTVNDMYTNPKEVLRFVKETGIDALAISIGSSHGNYPNGMVPKFDFERLKIIKELTKMPLVLHGGSGSGEDNILKSVKYGINKINVGCDFMNANIAAIKARLKENPDINYYVLMHQVEQDSINLVRYYIKLSGSQNKN
- a CDS encoding sugar ABC transporter substrate-binding protein; this encodes MFGWGSGEELKVRKEATQIFRKLYPNVKVNEIWLPSDSIDQKLDAALAAGNAGDVIMMSPDWYGLRSKWFEDLTPYVQKDHLDLQSIYTPGIDVGYVDKDGKREGLPVTASSFVFAYNKDIFDKAGISYPTDNWTWDDFKNICEKVSSGSGVNRIYGTVSHWVLPNFATIAYGGKMYNDDWTKELVDDSNSLKGLQMFGDLFAKNVIPSSAASSAMPMDQMFAAGKAAIYPMGLFEAKQIATEIGNNFKWDIVLPPKDLNGKNTDVSYLTGFAMNKSSKNKAAAWAYIKTMSTNKEIADLYCQVDIPSLKESAETTFKSSKIGNTQISTEKFEKGLEVAILNPWGGALAKAGDQYSQMWQQITTLHKPASDAVKEFAPRIQSALNELKSEK
- a CDS encoding ketose-bisphosphate aldolase produces the protein MLMNMKQLLKVAQENHFAVPAFNTSSNMILKGVMEACHEKQAPVIIAIHPDELSFVGDSFVASVIEEAYKSDVPVAIHLDHGATFEQIVHAIRCGFTSVMIDASQMPFEDNAAITKKVVEAAHAVNVSVEAEFGTIGKTGNDAEPSADKIIYTDPALAKEFVEKTGVDTLAIAIGTAHGIYPKNMKPKLRLDLLKVLRDTINIPLVLHGGSSNPDDEIAESVKIGISKINISSDIKEAFYRKCREVLQDPVIREPNEIYPPCIKAMKEVIYHKIDLFNDADKVKFYK
- a CDS encoding helix-turn-helix domain-containing protein gives rise to the protein MRNKKTIGDVIRELRQNKNISQRELANILGVSNTAIYKIENNKNKYFDPEMLSKIAIALDTTSDEIMRQVNESNNIEGQNTSSDYKDIPIEDIEQFLDGRKMLAFKGQILSEEQLRYVYAFLVTADEMYKKQQEKLAKDPEYRKDFE